The following is a genomic window from Planctomycetia bacterium.
GCCTGCCCTTCACATGCCCCATCGCCTGCGTCAGATTGCGTTGAGACGAAGCAGAAGATGAAAACAGTACCACACTATCAACGCTCACACCCTTCGGTAGTTCATTCAACGCCCGCAGGATCACCGCCGTTCCCGCGGACAAACCCATCAGGTGAATCGACGAATCCGGATCGACCTTCCTCTGGGCCTCGATGCGACGAGCCAGTCTCTGGCCTGTCGCGCGACTGTTCGCTCTGATAAAGTGATCGTGCGCCGGACCGAGAAACGAGCTCCATAAAAACGTTTCAAACCGGCCCGTGTAGCCCGCCTGACGAAGCCCAGACTCAACCCCGCCCGAGCTGGCATACCATCCCGCCCCGTCCAGAAAAATCACCAGCGGCCCCGACTCCGGCCGGCTGCAACCCGCACCGGTGGCGCAGAAAACCAGCGCAATGGCGATCAAAAAGCTTCGCTTCATGGTTGGTCAGAGTATAGGGCCGGCACGCTGGATATCGACCAACAGGAGGAATTCGGTCGAATCACGTTCCGCCCGGCTCGGGAATGTCCCAACCCTTGGCCTTCTCGTTTTCCTGAATCTGCTCCAGGGTCAACGCACCCGGCAAAGGGTCCTTCTTCTCGGTGATGTTTGTGCCCTTACTGAACAGGTCCTTGTTCTTGTCGATCCACTCCTTGTATTGATCAGGGCACTCATCCTCGGTGTAGATGGCGTGGATCGGACACTCAGGGACGCACAGGCCGCAGTCGATGCACGTATCCGGGTCGATCACCAGCATCGCGGGGTCTTCGATTTCCCAGAAGCACTCGACAGGGCAAACCGTGGCACAGTCGGTATAGCGGCAGTTTACGCAGCGTTCCGTGACGATGTGAGTCATAGCTCGAATCCTTGGTACGGGTTCACAAGTCGTTCGTCATACCCGCCAATGCTCGGGGCGAACAGGCGTGTAATAGACAAAGTTGCGGCGGTCGCGTCAACATCACAAAAACGAAGGCCCTATCGCTCTCAAAATCGCCCAATCGCCCGCGTTGCGGACCGGCCGCAATCGGCGGAAGATACCCCCTCGTTTGCCCGACACCCGAAGTCAGCCGCCTACGCCCAAGCAGGCAGGAGCGAGACCATTGGAGACCATCCCCGACAACTTCCTGGGCCTCCCGCCCCGGTACTGCGACCCCAAAAAGGCCCGCTATGCCATTCTCCCGCTCCCCTACGATGGCACCGTCAGCTACCAGACCGGCACCCGCAACGGCCCCCGGGCCATCATCACCGCCAGCCAGCAGGTCGAGCTCTTTGACGAGGAATACGGTAAAGAATTCACAGCCGCCGGCGTCATGACCTGCGACCCCGTCGCCCCGGAGATGGCCGGGCCCAGGGAAATGCACGAATCCGTCTATCAGGCGGCGCGGCAGGTCCTCGCCAAAAAGAAATTCCTCATCGCCCTTGGCGGCGAGCACTCCCTCACCTCCGGCCTCGTCCGGGCAGTCAAGCGGAAGCACAAGAAGCTCAGCGTCCTCCAGATCGACGCGCACGCCGATCTCCGCGCCGAATATGAAGGCACGCCCTACAGCCACGCCGCCGTCATGCGCCGCGTCGTCGAGATGGGCATCCCCGTCGTCGCCGTCGGCATCCGCAACTACAGCCTCGGCGAACACCAGTTCATGAAGAAGCACGGCATCACGCCGGTCTCGGTACGCGAGGTGCGCACCAACGCCGACTGGCTTCAGCAGGTCGTCGAGCAACTGACGGACAACGTCTACGTGACCATCGACATCGACGGCTTCGACCCGGCCTACGCCCCCGGCACCGGCACCCCCGAACCCGGCGGCCTCGACTGGTTCCAGGTCAACGACCTGCTCAAGGCCACGGCCATGTTCCGCAACATCGTCGCCGCCGACGTCGTGGAAGTCCTCCCCCAACCCGGCACCGCCCAAACCGAGTTTCTGGCCGCCAAGCTGGTCTACAAACTCATCGCCCACGTGGACGCCAACCGCCGCCGGGCATGAGATTTCGGTTTTGAGTTCCCCCACGCTGCACCACATACCAGCCCGAAGCGCAAGCGAGGAAGCCCATCCGCGCTGCACTGCACGGCGCATGCTTGAATCCGGTGACTGGCTGTTAGGCTGGCTTATCCGGGAGAGGCCTGCGCTACCCTTTATAAGAATCCAAATCCGATAGGGCCGATTCAAATCGTTGAACAGCCTTGTCATTTCGGTAGAGCGTAAAGGCTGCTCTCTCTGACGCCGCGCCCGGATACCCTGACCACGGAATGAAATACTGATTAGCCCATGACAACCCGACGGGTGCGCCGAATCGTAGTTACGCAAGAACCGTTATCAGGTAAAGTGAAACGCGGCGCAGCTCACCATCTGCCACCGGCACACTGAGGTCCTCTATCACGTCGACCGTTCTATGGCAGATTGCGCGTTGATGCAGCGTTGTATATCAGGAAATGTTCCTTGCGATTCACGTCCGGCAGAGGCGCCGGACGCTACGCAGATGCGCAAGCCGCTTTAGCCCCATCGGGGCGCCGGATTGTAGCCACGGGTGGAGCGAAGGCGGCGCTAGCCGACGAGCGCAACCCGTGGAATTGATCGCGCAGCGCTCCCCGCCCCGGCTAGGGGCGGAGGAAGCTTTCGACTGGGCAGAGGTGCATCAATCACACACATACTTCACGTCGAACTCGACACCATGCGCCGTCAGTAGTCGCAGCAACTCCGATCGAAAGTCCTCCCGCCGATGATGCTCCGCCTGATTCGCGATGTATTTCTTAACCACGTCTTCCTGCGACTTGCTGACCGAAAAGGCGGAGTAGCCCTCTTGCCATGCAAACGCGGCGAGTCTCGGAAAAGTCTCATGGACCCATTTCGACGACCGCGCTTTCACGACTCGCATCAGATTCGAAATCGATTCGTCCGGCCGCCAGCGCACGTACAGGTGAACGTGGTCCTCTATACCGCCAATGTCGAGCAGTGTCCCCTTCTCACTGCGAACAATCCCGCCGATGTACGGATAGAGCCGCTCTGCAATCTGCGAGCTGATCCATTTCTCGCGATGCTTGGTGCTGAAGACGACGTGTAACAGAACCTGCGAGTACGTGCCGGGCATGCGACACCTGCTGGTTAACGGAGACTTCCAACGCCCCTCCGGGGCTTATCCTACTCGCCGAACCATTCCACGGGTTCCGCATCGCCAACGGCTGGCGCCTCGGCGATGCTCCACCCGTGGCTACAACCCTGCGCCCCGTTGGGGCTGTGAGCGGCGAGGATGTCACCGAATGATCGACCCTCCAATCCGCTGCCTCAATTGTCGATTCACTCGTGCTGCTCGCGAACGCTTATTGACTGGCTGCTAGGCTGGCTTAACCGGGAGAGGCCTGCGTTTCCCCTTCTAAGAATCCAAATCCGAGAGGGCCGATTCATATCGTTGAACCGCCTTGTCATTTCGGTAAAGCGTACAGACTGCTCTCTTTGATGCCGCGCCCCGGATTCCGACTCTCATGACAACCTTAGTCCTGTCATGGTCAATTCGCGTGACATTCAGTTCGAATACATAGACGGAATCATCTTGCCGAGTTGTTTCGATCGAAACGCCACTCGAATCCGGTTGATACCTTGCGGCGACTACTCTCGCCGCCCCAATCATACTGAACGCGCGATCACCATTGCATACGAGCTGATGGGGGTTTTGAGACATGCCCTCCACGGTCCCCGTCCAGTCGAAGGTCCCATCATCCCGAATAATAATCTTCGCCATCATGTCGTCGGGCGAAAGAGTCCACGCGCCTGCGATTCTGGAGCGGTTGTCAATGCGCAGGAGTTTTTGATCGTGCCGCGACAAAACCATCGTCTTGACGGGCCTTCCTAAGCCCTGAAATGTGCCGCAGTCAAATCTCGCAGTTCCATCTTCGCGAAGCTCAAGTGCGAAGTCCGCTTCCTTCAGCGAATCGGTATAAAAGCCGGGATCGGTTCGCTCGATCGTCACACTCGATCGAGTTGGGGTGTACTCCGCCGCGCTCAGCTTGAATCGGCCATGGAGCGGGCGTCTGCTCACACATTCATCTCCGACGTGCTCAAGATCGTGAATCCCGTAAACCGAGCCGGCGGAAGAGCGTGACCAGTCAATGGCGCCGTTCGGTAGGATAGAGACGAATACGATTTTCTCATAAGCTAGTGCAGGTAGATCCTTCCCTCGCGAGTTTTGTCCTCCCGTGATAGCCTCGTCCGCGTCTGCATAGGTGATTGACCACCTCCCTGCCAGCTTTGAAAACGTCGGCTCTTCACAAACCCGCTTATGGGTCTTCGCGCAGCCAAGCCCGGACCCCATGATGATGACGATCAGTCCGCCCAAGCCGTTTCGAATGACTGGCTGAAGAACCATAGTCAAGCTCCTTGTAGTGCGGTCCTCACTCCGACCCATACGTACATCAAACCGCGTTTGCCTCGAAATATCCAGTAAATACCCATGTTCCCTGCATTATCTGGCATCCGATGTTCCACGCCGGTCGCAGCCCCGCGCGAACACGGAGCAAGAGTCTCTAATGCAATGCCCACAGCATCACCCAACCTGCGCACGCAACGAACCGTCCCTCGCCTTTACTGCTCAGAAGTGCGAAACCCTGAAACTCGTTTTCACAGTGTCACTTTGTCAGCCCGTTTTTCAAAGACTTACAAACGAACTTCCCCGAGTTTTTCCACGCCCGTTCGGGCATACACCCGTCGTGTTTCACCTTGCGCGTTTTCACCAAAAACCGCCAAAAACCCGAACCGCCCCAACACATGCCCGCCACAGGAGTTGGCACGATTCCCCAAGGCCTTGTGTCACCTTATGTCACCTTGGCTTTTGCAGTGCTTACGCGCGATCAGCGCGCGAATGTCTTCACCCTGGACCCCTTGGAACCTCGACCCCTGGGCCCCTCGTTTTTTCGCCTATTGTCACCTGCGATTCTGCCCATTCCCGTGTGAACCATCAGCCCAAACAAAACGCCTTCACGTCCTCACAAATG
Proteins encoded in this region:
- a CDS encoding ferredoxin family protein, whose protein sequence is MTHIVTERCVNCRYTDCATVCPVECFWEIEDPAMLVIDPDTCIDCGLCVPECPIHAIYTEDECPDQYKEWIDKNKDLFSKGTNITEKKDPLPGALTLEQIQENEKAKGWDIPEPGGT
- the speB gene encoding agmatinase, with the protein product METIPDNFLGLPPRYCDPKKARYAILPLPYDGTVSYQTGTRNGPRAIITASQQVELFDEEYGKEFTAAGVMTCDPVAPEMAGPREMHESVYQAARQVLAKKKFLIALGGEHSLTSGLVRAVKRKHKKLSVLQIDAHADLRAEYEGTPYSHAAVMRRVVEMGIPVVAVGIRNYSLGEHQFMKKHGITPVSVREVRTNADWLQQVVEQLTDNVYVTIDIDGFDPAYAPGTGTPEPGGLDWFQVNDLLKATAMFRNIVAADVVEVLPQPGTAQTEFLAAKLVYKLIAHVDANRRRA
- the tnpA gene encoding IS200/IS605 family transposase, with translation MPGTYSQVLLHVVFSTKHREKWISSQIAERLYPYIGGIVRSEKGTLLDIGGIEDHVHLYVRWRPDESISNLMRVVKARSSKWVHETFPRLAAFAWQEGYSAFSVSKSQEDVVKKYIANQAEHHRREDFRSELLRLLTAHGVEFDVKYVCD